Proteins encoded in a region of the Vicia villosa cultivar HV-30 ecotype Madison, WI linkage group LG5, Vvil1.0, whole genome shotgun sequence genome:
- the LOC131604585 gene encoding uncharacterized protein LOC131604585 translates to MEDGVVDDQEWQEEVVVLRSGIERLTSMVQDLVAAHNQPSTQAQTAVISEIETAQIPAFHVTNPTTTRPYGIEMDFQLAGQQIPVPQTTIPQAIMTTAPTTMNVIPVQNEQIFHGAPSEGMGRLEEFEDQFMEMQKEIKSLRGKDLFGKEVNDLCLVPNVRVPAKFRLPELEKYKGNSCLQSHLIMYVRKMSMHTEDQRLMIHYFQDSLSGAALKWYMGFNSTHIRTLHDLGKAFIRHNKYNINMAPDRDQLRAMSQREKESFKEYAQRWRELVAQIIPPMEEKEMTKVFLKTLSTFYYEKMAASAPNDFTEMGNMGMRLEEGIREGHFIKEAISSLSSGGVKRFGSKFAKKKEEIVSAISRKRRYQPQQIAVVTPVISQAPPQNVQKPQLQQPRQQAPQQNQQRKYLPFVHIPMTYTELLPMLLQKNLVQLRDPPPPANPSFWYKADARCGFHKNASGHTVENCYPLMSEVQKLVRSNMLTFKDVNPNV, encoded by the coding sequence ATGGAAGACGGTGTAGTTGATGATCAAGAGTGGCAAGAAGAAGTTGTTGTCCTACGCTCCGGTATTGAAAGATTAACTTCTATGGTTCAAGACTTGGTGGCTGCTCATAATCAGCCATCAACCCAAGCTCAGACTGCTGTGATCTCTGAGATAGAGACTGCTCAAATTCCTGCCTTTCATGTGACAAATCCTACGACCACTAGACCATATGGGATAGAGATGGATTTCCAATTGGCTGGACAACAGATTCCTGTTCCACAGACAACAATTCCTCAGGCTATCATGACCACTGCGCCTACTACAATGAATGTTATCCCTGTCCAAAATGAACAAATTTTCCATGGTGCTCCTTCTGAAGGTATGGGTAGATTAGAAGAATTTGAAGACCAATTTATGGAAATGCAAAAAGAGATCAAATCCCTTAGAGgaaaagatctatttggaaaagaAGTAAATGATTTATGCTTGGTTCCGAATGTCAGAGTTCCGGCCAAGTTCAGACTCCCAGAGTtggagaagtacaaagggaattcttgTCTTCAAAGTCATCTGATCATGTATGTAAGGAAAATGTCCATGCACACGGAAGATCAACGCTTGATGATTCAttactttcaagatagcttatctggagCTGCTTTGAAATGGTACATGGGTTTTAATAGTACTCACATCCGTACTCTCCATGACCTAGGAAAAGCCTTCATCAGACATAACAAATACAACATTAATATGGCACCGGACAGAGATCAACTTCGTGCTATGTCCCAAAGAGaaaaagaatctttcaaagagtacgcgCAAAGATGGCGTGAACTAGTTGCTCAAATTATTCCACcaatggaagaaaaagaaatgaccaAAGTGTTCCTTAAGACACTAAGCAcattttattatgagaagatggCAGCCAGTGCTCCCAACGACTTTACTGAAATGGGAAACATGGGGATGCGACTTGAAGAAGGTATCCGAGAAGGTCACTTCATCAAAGAAGCCATTTCATCACTATCAAGTGGTGGCGTCAAAAGATTTGGTAGTAAGTTTgccaagaaaaaggaagaaattGTGAGTGCCATCTCAAGAAAAAGACGGTACCAACCACAACAGATTGCTGTTGTAACTCCAGTTATTAGCCAAGCTCCGCCTCAGAATGTGCAGAAGCCTCAGcttcaacagcctcgacaacaggctcctcaacaaaatcaacaaaggaAATATCTGCCTTTTGTTCATATTCCGATGACTTATACGGAATTGCTTCCTATGTTACTTCAGAAGAATTTAGTTCAACTTAGGGATCCTCCTCCTCCTGCTAATCCATCATTTTGGTACAAGGCGGATGCTCGCTGTGGTTTTCACAAGAATGCTTCTGGTCATACTGTGGAAAATTGTTATCCTCTCATGAGTGAAGTACAGAAACTGGTCCGAAGCAATATGCTCACCTTCAAGGATGTCAATCCTAATGTTTAA